The Nocardioides humi genome includes a region encoding these proteins:
- a CDS encoding efflux RND transporter periplasmic adaptor subunit: MRALRLSRPPRRLVVPLAVLAIAGTGFAAYGATGDDAVRYRTVQAAVGDVEQVLDLSGVIGATGRADLAFGTSGEVSRVPVAVGDQVAQGDVVAVLDRASLRAAVDQAQADLAAAKAQLAEDRDAQTTAVASAATTSSSGSAATGQAKTKTETKTETKAKDPSTPAPDLAALTAQQDAVLAAQSAASAALEKSAAALTAQQEVCAAAPTPADDAESTEPADAGVDDACAQALAAVQSAQAATADAQAALQTALTTLGTTLTAALGDVAAADTGGDTGGDTGGDTGGSDAAPAATPTPSSGASDGSSSSSSSSGSGGSGGASSGGAGRTVTAATLADDQAAIDRARSELASARADLRAAVVRAPADGTVAALSVAVGDDVSAGGTVAVVVAPGVTTVAVEVGESQAAQLATGTAVSVTPAGAADALPGVISRVAHVPTSTTSDSGGAGGGSSDPTYAVEVTLDQRDLALPDGLPAAVEVVVGRAEDAVTLPASAVSDGTVTTLVDGRTRRVRVTTGIVGSTEVEVLDGVEAGTDVVLADLDANLPSGDSQDQGPGGGFGGGGFGGGGSPMGPPGGVTIRR; the protein is encoded by the coding sequence GTGCGGGCGCTGAGGCTGTCGCGGCCGCCCCGCCGCCTCGTCGTACCGCTGGCGGTCCTGGCGATCGCCGGGACCGGCTTCGCGGCGTACGGCGCCACCGGCGACGACGCGGTCCGGTACCGCACGGTCCAGGCGGCCGTGGGTGACGTCGAGCAGGTCCTCGACCTGTCCGGCGTGATCGGTGCGACCGGCCGCGCCGACCTCGCGTTCGGGACGTCCGGCGAGGTGAGCCGGGTGCCCGTCGCCGTCGGCGACCAGGTCGCGCAGGGCGACGTCGTCGCGGTCCTCGACCGGGCATCGCTGCGTGCGGCCGTCGACCAGGCGCAGGCCGACCTCGCCGCCGCGAAGGCCCAGCTCGCCGAGGACCGCGACGCCCAGACCACCGCGGTCGCCAGCGCCGCCACGACCTCCTCGAGCGGGTCGGCCGCCACGGGACAGGCGAAGACCAAGACCGAGACCAAGACCGAGACGAAGGCGAAGGACCCGTCCACGCCGGCGCCCGACCTCGCCGCGCTCACCGCCCAGCAGGACGCCGTCCTCGCGGCCCAGTCGGCGGCGAGTGCGGCGCTGGAGAAGTCGGCCGCCGCGCTGACGGCTCAGCAGGAGGTCTGCGCCGCAGCGCCGACCCCGGCGGACGACGCCGAGAGCACCGAGCCCGCTGACGCCGGCGTCGACGACGCCTGCGCCCAGGCCCTCGCGGCCGTCCAGTCCGCCCAGGCGGCCACGGCCGACGCCCAGGCCGCGCTCCAGACCGCGCTGACGACGCTGGGCACGACGCTCACCGCGGCCCTCGGCGACGTCGCCGCCGCCGACACGGGCGGCGACACGGGTGGCGACACGGGCGGGGACACGGGCGGGAGCGACGCCGCGCCCGCCGCGACGCCCACGCCGTCCTCCGGCGCCTCGGACGGCTCCAGCAGCTCCAGCAGCTCCAGCGGCTCGGGCGGATCGGGTGGGGCCTCGTCCGGCGGCGCCGGCCGGACCGTCACCGCCGCGACCCTGGCCGACGACCAGGCCGCGATCGACCGCGCCCGCTCCGAGCTCGCCTCGGCCCGCGCGGACCTGCGCGCGGCGGTCGTGCGGGCTCCCGCCGACGGCACGGTCGCGGCGCTGTCCGTCGCCGTGGGCGACGACGTGAGCGCGGGCGGCACGGTCGCCGTCGTGGTCGCCCCCGGCGTCACCACCGTCGCGGTGGAGGTGGGGGAGTCCCAGGCGGCGCAGCTGGCGACCGGCACGGCCGTCTCCGTCACGCCCGCCGGCGCCGCCGACGCGCTGCCCGGCGTGATCAGCCGGGTCGCCCACGTGCCGACCAGCACGACCAGCGACAGCGGCGGCGCCGGGGGCGGCAGCTCCGATCCGACGTACGCCGTCGAGGTGACCCTCGACCAGCGCGACCTGGCCCTGCCCGACGGGCTCCCTGCGGCCGTCGAGGTCGTGGTCGGGCGCGCCGAGGACGCTGTCACGCTGCCCGCCTCCGCCGTCAGCGACGGCACGGTGACGACCCTGGTCGACGGCCGGACGCGACGGGTCCGGGTCACGACCGGCATCGTCGGCAGCACCGAGGTCGAGGTGCTCGACGGCGTGGAGGCCGGGACCGACGTGGTGCTCGCCGACCTCGACGCCAACCTCCCCAGCGGCGACTCGCAGGACCAGGGCCCGGGCGGCGGGTTCGGCGGCGGTGGCTTCGGTGGGGGCGGGAGCCCGATGGGGCCGCCCGGCGGCGTGACGATCCGCCGGTGA
- a CDS encoding phosphotransferase → MGADRRRRRPPPAQGRRRGRRPRPHRARPRRRHDVRRRRRRPPRRPRPGDPRRLAPEVAVLLEALLPTVERWADEVEDLDLPLTLLHNDLHAGNVVRAPDGGLRFFDFGDAVLGAPLAGLLVPLATARQALDLPADDPALWRIADAALEVWSDLVPLDALRAALPAALQLGRLARVESWRRCVATMTPDERADLGSAPPPGWPHCSTPHRWAGPPH, encoded by the coding sequence CTGGGCGCGGATCGCCGCCGACGCCGCCCTCCTCCAGCGCAGGGCCGTCGACGCGGTCGCCGACCTCGGCCTCACCGTGCTCGCCCCCGCCGACGCCACGACGTACGTCGCCGACGCCGTCGGCCGCCTCGCCGCCCTCGCCCCGGCGACCCGCGCCGCCTCGCGCCCGAGGTCGCCGTCCTGCTGGAGGCGCTGCTGCCCACCGTCGAGCGCTGGGCGGACGAGGTCGAGGACCTCGACCTCCCGCTCACCCTGCTCCACAACGACCTGCACGCCGGGAACGTCGTCCGCGCCCCCGACGGCGGCCTGCGCTTCTTCGACTTCGGCGACGCCGTCCTCGGCGCCCCCCTCGCCGGCCTCCTCGTCCCCCTCGCCACCGCCCGCCAGGCCCTGGACCTGCCGGCCGACGACCCCGCCCTGTGGCGGATCGCCGACGCCGCCCTCGAGGTCTGGTCCGACCTCGTCCCGCTCGACGCGCTGCGCGCCGCCCTCCCCGCCGCGCTCCAGCTCGGTCGGCTCGCGCGCGTCGAGTCCTGGCGCCGCTGCGTCGCCACGATGACCCCCGACGAGCGCGCGGACCTCGGCTCCGCCCCGCCGCCTGGCTGGCCACACTGCTCGACCCCGCACCGCTGGGCCGGGCCGCCCCACTAG
- a CDS encoding DUF4145 domain-containing protein produces the protein MTSFICPHCKAFSTFSVVWLDNSRQAGPTSSTRHGASRCNNPSCSKVIGGYVHQSSGEVNDWWPRHVGGKEFPDVPEHIASTADEAHQSLSIGAHRGAIALARAVVEATAKDHGITKGMLDKKIDEMAKQGVISDAMKDAAHEIRFAGNEVAHADLAEEPITKEDAEEVLALMDAILTRVYQEPAQVARVRQRREERRGGE, from the coding sequence GTGACTTCGTTCATCTGCCCTCACTGCAAGGCGTTCAGCACGTTCTCGGTTGTATGGCTCGACAACAGCAGGCAAGCTGGCCCGACGTCCTCAACTCGGCACGGCGCGAGTCGATGCAACAACCCGTCGTGCAGCAAGGTGATCGGTGGCTACGTCCACCAGAGCAGTGGCGAGGTCAACGACTGGTGGCCGAGGCACGTCGGTGGGAAGGAGTTCCCGGACGTGCCTGAGCACATCGCCTCCACCGCTGACGAGGCTCATCAATCACTCAGTATCGGCGCCCATCGCGGCGCGATCGCACTGGCCCGTGCTGTCGTCGAGGCAACTGCGAAGGATCACGGGATCACCAAGGGCATGCTCGACAAGAAGATTGATGAGATGGCGAAGCAGGGCGTCATCTCCGACGCCATGAAGGATGCCGCTCACGAGATCCGGTTCGCCGGTAACGAGGTCGCTCACGCGGACTTGGCCGAGGAACCGATCACCAAGGAGGACGCGGAGGAGGTCCTGGCCCTGATGGACGCGATCCTGACCCGCGTCTACCAGGAGCCCGCCCAAGTTGCTCGGGTCCGCCAGCGCAGAGAGGAACGTCGCGGCGGCGAGTAG
- a CDS encoding helix-turn-helix domain-containing protein: protein MPTPDHRRSERRRDFGARVRALRKPLGLSQEQLGQVAGLDRTYIGSVERGERNISLDNIWVLADALGVHPSELF, encoded by the coding sequence GTGCCCACTCCCGACCATCGCCGTTCCGAGCGGCGGCGTGACTTCGGGGCACGAGTGCGCGCACTGAGAAAGCCGCTCGGCTTGTCACAGGAGCAACTCGGTCAAGTCGCTGGCCTCGACCGGACGTACATCGGCAGCGTCGAGCGCGGAGAACGCAACATCAGTCTCGACAACATCTGGGTTCTGGCCGATGCGCTCGGTGTCCACCCGAGCGAGTTGTTCTGA
- a CDS encoding tyrosine-type recombinase/integrase has translation MATLTTDHSRPKPYEVRWSWYDADGKRHSRKKRFVTKKSAESHRRKVTVEREHDPQQGKESFREWAAKFTKSKEGKVSAAYLRKINGILKSSVLPEFGSTRVDQINTVDVQEYLDRIQSERNLTPATVRHHWLVVSGVLKYAVKRKAIPLNPATGVELPTDKALGRIKPEAVFLTPGEVAKLAAAMAEQDPTTPYALMVTFMAYTGLRASEVSGLNIDDVDTMRRVLHVRRTRSKVRGGWEVSSTKNSTSRRVRLPEWLALDLAAYLGAHPNRKEPSAPLWPGRKIHDAQRFKGGKGGLDWSRPWDRDAFYKRHFKPALAAAGLPERMRLHDLRHTCASILQSAGVPIEHISKQLGHRNVVVTQAIYAHVFDTDTANFMDTVAAPPSTTGKASVTQLA, from the coding sequence ATGGCAACACTGACGACTGACCACAGCCGCCCCAAGCCGTATGAGGTGCGGTGGAGTTGGTACGACGCTGACGGCAAGCGACACAGCCGCAAGAAGCGGTTCGTCACGAAGAAGTCCGCCGAGTCTCACCGGCGCAAGGTGACCGTCGAGCGCGAGCACGACCCACAACAGGGCAAGGAGTCGTTTCGAGAGTGGGCAGCGAAGTTCACCAAGAGCAAGGAGGGCAAGGTCAGCGCAGCGTACCTCCGCAAGATCAACGGCATCCTTAAGAGCAGCGTGCTCCCCGAGTTCGGATCCACGCGGGTCGACCAGATCAATACCGTTGACGTACAGGAGTACCTCGACCGCATCCAGAGCGAGCGGAACCTGACCCCGGCGACGGTCCGTCACCACTGGCTCGTCGTCTCGGGTGTCCTCAAGTACGCGGTCAAGCGCAAGGCGATCCCGCTCAATCCTGCGACCGGTGTTGAGTTGCCGACCGACAAGGCGCTGGGCCGGATCAAGCCGGAAGCCGTGTTCCTCACACCCGGCGAGGTCGCCAAGCTTGCCGCGGCGATGGCCGAGCAAGACCCGACAACTCCGTACGCGCTGATGGTGACGTTCATGGCCTACACCGGCCTCCGGGCGAGCGAGGTCAGCGGGCTAAACATCGACGACGTCGACACGATGCGGCGAGTCCTCCACGTACGACGCACGCGTTCCAAGGTGAGGGGCGGATGGGAGGTCAGCAGCACGAAGAACAGCACGAGCCGCCGCGTGCGTCTGCCCGAATGGCTGGCGCTCGACCTAGCGGCCTATCTGGGCGCTCACCCGAACCGCAAGGAGCCCTCCGCGCCACTGTGGCCCGGTCGGAAGATCCACGACGCGCAGCGGTTCAAGGGCGGCAAAGGTGGGCTCGACTGGTCACGCCCGTGGGACCGAGACGCGTTCTACAAGCGGCACTTCAAGCCAGCGCTCGCGGCGGCTGGGCTGCCCGAGCGCATGAGGCTTCACGACCTGCGTCATACGTGCGCGTCGATCCTCCAATCGGCGGGAGTGCCGATCGAGCACATCAGCAAGCAGTTGGGGCATCGGAACGTCGTCGTGACGCAGGCGATCTACGCCCACGTGTTCGACACCGACACCGCCAACTTCATGGACACGGTCGCCGCGCCTCCATCGACCACGGGCAAGGCGAGCGTTACCCAACTCGCGTAG
- a CDS encoding recombinase family protein translates to MRLVGYIRVSTRKQAEEGHGLDAQRALQHGWAGQHGHELIAVIPDVMTSRRTDRLHGREAAIRLVETGLADGLLILRWDRATRSLIDGQQLLERSRAAGWPILDTNGKSSLSKSDNLMTNMEQVIAEDERERISQRTKEGLAAARLKGKVPGRPAADLPGMTVHMLADLDQKGMSARAIAQTLNERGVPSPGGGARWSHSTVLRVLRRAEDERAEAAS, encoded by the coding sequence ATGAGACTGGTGGGATACATCCGGGTCAGCACCCGGAAGCAAGCCGAGGAAGGGCACGGCCTCGACGCGCAGCGAGCGTTGCAACACGGCTGGGCCGGGCAACACGGGCACGAACTCATCGCCGTGATCCCCGACGTGATGACCAGCCGGAGGACTGACCGGCTGCACGGTCGTGAGGCAGCGATCCGGCTCGTGGAGACCGGGCTGGCCGATGGACTGCTGATCCTGCGGTGGGACAGGGCCACGCGCTCGCTCATCGACGGCCAGCAACTTCTCGAGCGCTCACGTGCAGCGGGCTGGCCGATCCTCGACACCAACGGCAAGTCGAGCCTGAGCAAGAGCGACAACCTCATGACCAACATGGAGCAGGTCATCGCCGAGGACGAGCGCGAGCGGATCAGCCAGCGCACCAAGGAAGGGCTCGCCGCTGCTCGGCTCAAGGGCAAGGTGCCGGGCCGGCCAGCAGCCGACCTTCCGGGCATGACCGTGCACATGCTCGCCGACCTCGACCAAAAGGGCATGAGTGCGCGTGCGATCGCTCAGACCCTCAACGAGCGCGGGGTTCCGAGCCCTGGCGGCGGTGCGCGTTGGTCGCACTCGACCGTTCTCCGGGTGCTCCGCCGTGCCGAGGACGAGCGAGCGGAGGCGGCGTCGTGA
- a CDS encoding AAA family ATPase, whose protein sequence is MKPSSGGDPAAAHDLAAVKGKLSSALGRLISESSDDDLVLHLNPEAVFSQLKRMAVNDVARDLYEQQQFDPPPTFRTLAEELRQPDRTTRLPILHDTDRDEREGTILWDGQTLAIIARYKVGKTTLLLNLVRSLADRQPFLDQFKVGDVGGVVGVWNYELPDWQWREWADEHGIKNTKRVSLLHLRGYHVDMMRDHDAEWAVEWLQERNVKVWIIDTWQAALNGLEENDNTGAGDFFRRVQWIARRAGVRAVVWTAQQGTGEGNGSKSQARARGATALMDNVDAFWTYTSSNDERFLNASGRDVDYPEFSVTFDWTTRRLAFGEEKSGASAQRRTEIDAYKDKAIKHLTELPTDTPEKARQVGAIEQALGDTSKKGLVSAALRELDDQKRIHHTHGARNAKVWWIGDGGVERPCPHPSCVRKSPAQVADFTKKRAGCAGGRGAKP, encoded by the coding sequence ATGAAGCCTAGTTCTGGCGGCGATCCTGCCGCTGCCCATGACCTTGCGGCTGTCAAGGGCAAGCTCTCTAGTGCGTTGGGGCGTCTGATCAGCGAGTCGAGCGACGACGACCTTGTCCTGCACCTCAATCCGGAGGCGGTGTTCAGCCAACTCAAGCGCATGGCCGTCAACGATGTGGCGCGGGACCTGTACGAGCAGCAGCAGTTCGATCCGCCGCCGACATTCCGCACGCTCGCAGAGGAACTGAGGCAGCCCGACCGCACGACGCGGCTGCCGATCCTTCACGACACCGACCGCGACGAGCGCGAGGGAACGATCCTCTGGGACGGTCAGACGCTCGCCATCATCGCTCGCTACAAGGTCGGCAAGACCACGCTTCTGCTGAACCTGGTGCGGTCGCTGGCAGACCGGCAGCCCTTCCTCGATCAGTTCAAGGTCGGCGACGTTGGCGGCGTCGTCGGGGTCTGGAACTACGAACTGCCTGACTGGCAGTGGCGCGAGTGGGCCGACGAGCACGGCATCAAGAACACCAAGCGCGTGAGCCTGTTGCATCTGCGCGGCTACCACGTCGACATGATGCGCGACCACGACGCTGAATGGGCGGTCGAGTGGTTGCAGGAGCGCAACGTCAAGGTCTGGATCATCGACACCTGGCAGGCCGCGCTCAACGGTCTGGAAGAGAACGACAACACCGGCGCGGGCGACTTCTTCCGGCGCGTGCAGTGGATCGCTCGCCGGGCCGGAGTCAGAGCGGTCGTCTGGACCGCGCAGCAGGGCACCGGCGAGGGCAACGGCTCCAAGTCGCAAGCGCGGGCTCGTGGCGCTACGGCGCTCATGGACAACGTCGATGCGTTCTGGACCTACACGTCGAGCAATGACGAGCGCTTCCTCAATGCGAGCGGTCGCGACGTGGACTATCCCGAGTTCAGCGTCACCTTTGACTGGACGACGCGGCGACTGGCATTCGGCGAGGAGAAGTCCGGCGCGAGCGCCCAGCGGCGAACAGAGATCGACGCCTACAAGGACAAGGCGATCAAGCACCTAACCGAGTTGCCGACCGACACCCCGGAGAAGGCACGACAGGTCGGCGCGATCGAGCAAGCGTTGGGCGACACGAGCAAGAAGGGTCTGGTCAGCGCCGCGTTGCGCGAGTTGGACGACCAGAAGCGCATCCACCATACGCACGGCGCTCGCAACGCCAAGGTCTGGTGGATCGGAGACGGAGGCGTGGAGCGTCCTTGCCCCCACCCCTCCTGCGTCAGGAAGTCGCCCGCTCAGGTGGCCGACTTCACCAAGAAGCGTGCTGGTTGTGCTGGCGGTCGTGGGGCGAAACCGTGA
- a CDS encoding helix-turn-helix domain-containing protein, translated as MKQKAREAASWPNMRETADDYGIEWRVIKNAVERGEIEAIKIGHIRVNPESVDAWLESRYWPGEG; from the coding sequence ATGAAGCAGAAGGCTCGCGAGGCCGCATCGTGGCCGAACATGCGCGAGACCGCCGACGACTACGGCATCGAGTGGCGCGTCATCAAGAACGCCGTCGAGCGCGGCGAGATTGAGGCGATCAAGATCGGCCATATCCGGGTCAACCCGGAGAGCGTCGATGCGTGGCTTGAGAGCCGCTACTGGCCCGGAGAGGGCTGA